In one window of Cellulophaga sp. HaHa_2_95 DNA:
- a CDS encoding aspartate-semialdehyde dehydrogenase yields MKVAVVGATGMVGEVMLKVLAERNFPITELLLVASERSVGKKMTYKNKEYTVIGLADAVAAKPEIAIFSAGGDTSTEWAPKFAAVGTTVIDNSSAWRMDPTKKLVVPEINADQLTKEDKIIANPNCSTIQLVMVLAPLHKKYKMKRVVISTYQSVSGTGVKAVQQLENEIAGIQGEMAYPYPIGRNALPHCDVFLENGYTKEEMKLAREPQKIFDDRTFSITATAVRIPTAGGHSESVNVQFENDFDLTEVRKLLSETSGVIVQDNPDTNTYPMPIYAHDKDDVFVGRIRRDETQRNTLNMWIVADNLRKGAATNAVQIGEYLVAHNLV; encoded by the coding sequence ATGAAAGTAGCAGTTGTAGGTGCAACAGGCATGGTAGGTGAAGTAATGCTAAAAGTATTAGCAGAACGTAATTTTCCTATTACAGAATTATTATTAGTAGCTTCTGAACGTTCCGTAGGAAAGAAAATGACCTATAAAAATAAAGAATATACCGTTATAGGTTTAGCAGATGCTGTAGCAGCAAAGCCAGAGATTGCAATATTTTCTGCTGGTGGAGATACCTCAACAGAATGGGCTCCTAAGTTTGCAGCAGTAGGAACTACCGTTATTGATAACTCATCTGCCTGGAGAATGGATCCTACTAAAAAATTAGTAGTACCTGAAATTAACGCAGACCAATTAACCAAGGAAGATAAAATCATAGCAAATCCAAATTGCTCTACCATACAATTGGTAATGGTTTTAGCTCCACTGCATAAAAAATATAAAATGAAACGTGTGGTAATTTCAACCTACCAATCTGTTTCTGGAACGGGCGTAAAAGCGGTTCAACAATTAGAAAATGAAATAGCAGGCATTCAAGGAGAAATGGCTTACCCTTATCCTATAGGAAGAAATGCGTTACCACATTGTGATGTTTTTTTAGAAAACGGATATACTAAGGAAGAAATGAAGTTAGCACGTGAACCTCAAAAAATATTTGATGACCGTACTTTTTCGATTACCGCTACTGCGGTACGTATCCCAACAGCTGGTGGTCATTCAGAATCGGTAAACGTTCAATTTGAAAACGATTTTGATTTAACAGAAGTGCGTAAATTATTAAGTGAAACCTCTGGTGTTATCGTACAAGATAATCCAGATACCAACACCTACCCAATGCCTATCTATGCACATGATAAGGATGATGTCTTTGTAGGACGTATTCGTAGAGATGAAACTCAACGAAATACATTAAATATGTGGATTGTTGCTGATAACCTTAGAAAAGGTGCTGCGACAAATGCCGTACAAATTGGAGAATATTTAGTTGCGCACAATTTAGTTTAA